Proteins encoded by one window of Pseudomonadota bacterium:
- a CDS encoding RibD family protein: MHNMPRRMVNRIDAILAWQAVQAACVGFARSDADDTLSLTSTDGRMQRAPTHFAGTVLRVHRNGQWDAALPVEEPAARMLDLYLPLVSSKPGRSHVVAHLGQSLDGRIATTTGESQFITGTENLDHVHRLRALCDAVIVGAGTVHHDDPRLTVRRCDGTNPVRVVIDTNCTLNPRFGLFQDHAAETLLCCAEDAVFDARRLPLPEREVIRIPRQGDGLRLASLVKSLAERGLFRLMVEGGGVTVSRFLAQGCLDRLHVTVAPVIIGSGRQGINLQTISSLRQSLRPVARHFIQGPDVLFDMEMRDVGVA, encoded by the coding sequence ATGCACAATATGCCGCGAAGGATGGTGAACCGAATCGACGCGATACTCGCTTGGCAGGCCGTGCAGGCGGCGTGTGTCGGTTTCGCACGCAGCGATGCGGACGATACCCTGAGTCTGACCTCGACAGACGGTCGCATGCAGCGGGCACCAACCCATTTCGCTGGCACGGTGTTGCGGGTTCACCGGAACGGGCAGTGGGATGCCGCCCTGCCGGTAGAGGAGCCGGCGGCCCGGATGCTGGATTTGTATCTGCCGCTGGTGAGCTCGAAGCCGGGTCGTTCGCACGTGGTTGCCCATCTGGGGCAAAGCCTGGACGGGCGTATTGCCACCACCACCGGTGAGTCCCAATTCATTACCGGCACTGAGAATCTCGACCACGTCCATCGCCTGCGCGCCCTGTGCGATGCGGTGATTGTGGGCGCGGGTACCGTGCACCATGACGATCCCCGTCTGACGGTGCGGCGCTGCGATGGCACCAACCCCGTTCGGGTGGTGATCGATACCAACTGCACGCTCAATCCCCGTTTCGGGTTGTTTCAGGACCACGCGGCCGAAACGCTGCTGTGCTGCGCTGAAGACGCTGTTTTCGACGCCCGCCGGTTACCGTTGCCCGAGCGCGAGGTGATCCGTATCCCCCGGCAGGGCGACGGCTTGCGCTTGGCCAGTTTGGTCAAGTCATTGGCCGAGCGTGGCTTGTTTCGGCTGATGGTGGAGGGTGGTGGCGTGACGGTCTCGCGCTTTCTGGCGCAGGGCTGTCTCGACCGACTGCACGTGACGGTGGCGCCGGTGATCATCGGCTCCGGCCGGCAGGGTATCAATCTGCAGACCATCTCCAGTTTGCGACAATCGCTGCGACCGGTAGCCCGGCATTTTATTCAGGGTCCGGACGTGCTGTTTGACATGGAGATGCGCGATGTCGGCGTTGCTTGA